The following are encoded together in the Trichocoleus sp. FACHB-46 genome:
- a CDS encoding ATP-binding protein, whose translation MVGPLQAQELHLAYLEQAPIQFHNQIQPHGVLLVLSEPDLKIVQVTNNTLAVFGITPENVLQKTLDELIDPFQVERIRAGLADSSLELINPIKIWTKNRQKGDDYLVFDGVFHRSSDGFLILELEPALSQESIPFLSFYHLARASINQLEANSSLQDFCQTIVQEVRQVTGFDRVMLYKFDRDGHGVVLAEEKLDHLEPYLGLHYPESDIPKAARKLFASNWIRLIPDTHAEAIALVPAQNPETQRSLDLTFSILRSASPCHIEYLHNMGVGASLTISLMKDQKLWGLIACHHQSPKYVSYELRKACEFLGRLIFAEISAREETADHDYRMKLTYVQSALVDYMSQEENFVDGLVKHNPNLLDLAGAQGAAVCFGNNCTLIGETPKEEDLNFLLQWLRQQVQEEVFYTNSLSELYPDAERFKNVASGLLAIPISQRNYVLWFRPEVIQTVNWGGDPNQPFAATQTEGTVHLSPRKSFELWKETVRLTSLPWHSVEVKAALELRKAIINIVLRQADELAQLAQDLERSNAELKKFAYVASHDLQEPLNQVANYMQLLELRYNDKLDENAKEFIGFAVEGVSLMQTLIDDVLAYSKVDIQGVEFELTEVETALDRALANVRGRIAANNAVITQDPLPTVMADSTQLMQLFQNLVGNAIKFRSQNPPEIHIGAQRLEDAWLFSVKDNGIGLDPRFSDRIFVIFQRLHTRDEYAGTGMGLAICKKIVECHRGRIWVESQLGQGATFYFTIPVGGRDRERRSGRKVQNHLFGRGQQS comes from the coding sequence ATGGTAGGCCCTTTACAAGCACAAGAGCTTCATCTCGCTTATTTGGAGCAAGCGCCAATTCAGTTTCATAATCAAATTCAGCCGCATGGAGTTCTGCTAGTTTTATCGGAACCAGACTTAAAAATTGTCCAAGTCACTAATAATACGCTGGCTGTATTTGGGATTACTCCTGAAAATGTTTTACAAAAAACCTTAGATGAATTAATCGATCCATTTCAGGTAGAACGGATTAGAGCAGGACTAGCAGATAGCAGCTTAGAGTTAATTAATCCGATTAAGATTTGGACGAAGAATCGGCAAAAAGGGGATGATTACTTGGTTTTTGATGGAGTTTTCCATCGCAGTTCTGATGGCTTTTTGATTCTGGAGCTAGAGCCTGCCCTTTCTCAAGAAAGCATTCCCTTTCTCAGCTTCTATCATTTGGCGAGAGCCTCAATTAACCAGCTAGAAGCGAATTCCAGTCTCCAAGACTTCTGTCAAACAATCGTCCAGGAAGTGCGGCAAGTCACTGGGTTTGATCGAGTCATGCTCTACAAGTTTGACCGCGACGGGCATGGTGTGGTTCTCGCCGAAGAAAAGCTGGATCATTTGGAACCTTACTTGGGTCTGCATTATCCCGAATCCGATATTCCTAAGGCTGCCCGCAAATTATTTGCCTCAAATTGGATTCGGCTGATTCCGGATACTCATGCTGAGGCGATCGCCCTAGTTCCCGCCCAAAATCCAGAGACGCAGCGATCGCTTGATCTCACCTTTTCGATTCTCAGAAGTGCCTCCCCCTGCCATATCGAATATCTCCACAACATGGGTGTGGGGGCATCCTTGACCATTTCGCTAATGAAAGATCAGAAACTTTGGGGTCTGATTGCTTGCCATCATCAATCTCCTAAATATGTTTCCTACGAACTGCGAAAAGCCTGTGAGTTTTTGGGACGGTTAATCTTTGCCGAAATTTCAGCACGAGAAGAAACCGCCGATCATGACTACCGCATGAAGCTGACCTATGTCCAGTCAGCCTTAGTGGATTACATGTCCCAAGAAGAAAACTTTGTGGATGGATTGGTGAAGCACAATCCCAATCTACTGGACTTGGCAGGGGCGCAAGGAGCGGCGGTTTGCTTTGGCAACAATTGCACACTGATTGGAGAAACTCCCAAGGAAGAGGATCTCAACTTTTTGCTGCAATGGCTGAGACAGCAAGTTCAGGAAGAAGTCTTTTATACGAATTCTCTCTCCGAGCTTTACCCAGATGCGGAGCGGTTTAAGAACGTAGCTAGCGGTCTTCTCGCCATCCCCATTTCTCAACGAAATTACGTGTTGTGGTTCCGCCCGGAGGTAATTCAAACCGTTAATTGGGGCGGCGATCCAAATCAACCGTTTGCCGCAACGCAGACGGAAGGGACGGTGCACCTTTCTCCCCGCAAGTCCTTCGAGCTGTGGAAAGAAACCGTGCGCTTGACCTCCCTGCCTTGGCACTCTGTAGAAGTGAAAGCGGCGCTAGAACTGAGAAAAGCCATCATCAATATTGTGTTGCGCCAAGCTGATGAGTTGGCCCAACTGGCTCAAGACCTAGAACGCTCCAACGCCGAGTTGAAAAAGTTTGCTTATGTGGCCTCCCACGACTTGCAGGAACCGCTGAATCAAGTCGCCAACTATATGCAGCTGCTAGAACTGCGTTACAACGACAAGCTAGACGAAAACGCCAAGGAATTCATTGGCTTCGCCGTCGAAGGCGTGAGCTTGATGCAGACCTTAATTGACGACGTGCTAGCTTACTCCAAGGTCGATATCCAAGGCGTTGAGTTTGAACTCACCGAGGTAGAAACAGCCCTCGATCGCGCCCTCGCGAATGTCCGGGGTCGCATTGCTGCCAATAACGCGGTGATTACTCAAGATCCGCTTCCGACCGTGATGGCCGACAGCACCCAACTGATGCAGCTCTTTCAGAATTTGGTCGGCAATGCCATCAAGTTTCGCAGTCAGAATCCTCCAGAAATTCATATTGGGGCGCAACGGCTAGAAGATGCTTGGTTATTCTCAGTCAAAGACAATGGCATTGGTCTTGATCCCAGGTTTAGCGATCGCATTTTTGTCATCTTCCAACGTCTCCATACGCGAGATGAATATGCGGGCACAGGCATGGGTCTGGCAATTTGCAAGAAAATTGTGGAGTGCCATCGTGGCCGAATTTGGGTGGAATCCCAACTAGGGCAGGGAGCAACATTCTACTTTACGATTCCAGTAGGGGGACGCGATCGTGA